From one Candidatus Polarisedimenticolaceae bacterium genomic stretch:
- a CDS encoding pyridoxal phosphate-dependent aminotransferase, which yields MFSRRIPSDLEPNALARAREAAGPGVLDLTISNPTACGLDDDAGLLASLADPRGARYAPHPLGLRSAREAIAATYAERGVAVEPGRIVLTASSSEAYGFLFRTLCDADDAVLVPIPSYPLFEHLAALDAVRAVPWPLDPHADWRPRLDPDAARRERARAVVVVHPNNPTGSAVCAEAADALARGCADAGLALVVDEVFLDYPLAEGERFDTFAARNRALTFTLGGLSKSVGLPQLKLGWIVVGGPPPLADEAVRRLEFVADSYLSVGTPVQWALSTLLREGRRRREAILARCRRNLAALAMACVGTPVSLERPAGGWSAVLRYPAVEDEEAFALGLLERARVAVQPGYFFDFPGRGRIVVSLLTPEADFDEGITRLLREVEP from the coding sequence TCGACGACGACGCGGGCCTCCTCGCGTCTCTGGCCGACCCGCGCGGGGCCCGGTACGCGCCGCATCCCCTCGGCCTGCGGTCGGCGCGGGAAGCGATCGCCGCAACGTACGCCGAGCGCGGGGTCGCGGTGGAGCCCGGCCGGATCGTTCTCACGGCGTCTTCGAGCGAGGCGTACGGCTTCCTCTTCCGGACCTTGTGCGACGCCGACGACGCCGTCCTCGTCCCGATTCCGTCCTATCCGCTCTTCGAGCACCTCGCCGCGCTCGACGCCGTGCGGGCCGTCCCGTGGCCGCTCGACCCCCACGCCGACTGGCGGCCCCGCCTCGATCCCGACGCCGCCCGGCGCGAGCGGGCGCGCGCGGTGGTGGTCGTCCATCCGAACAACCCGACCGGCTCGGCGGTTTGCGCCGAGGCGGCGGACGCGCTCGCGCGCGGGTGCGCCGACGCGGGGCTGGCGCTCGTCGTGGACGAGGTCTTCCTCGACTACCCGCTCGCCGAGGGGGAGCGGTTCGACACCTTCGCCGCGCGGAACCGGGCGCTGACCTTCACCCTGGGCGGCCTGTCCAAAAGCGTCGGTCTCCCCCAGCTCAAGCTCGGCTGGATCGTCGTCGGCGGTCCTCCTCCCCTGGCCGACGAGGCGGTTCGCCGGCTCGAGTTCGTGGCGGACAGCTACCTCTCGGTCGGAACGCCGGTGCAGTGGGCGCTTTCGACGCTCCTGCGCGAGGGCCGTCGCCGCCGCGAGGCGATCCTCGCGCGCTGCCGGCGGAACCTCGCGGCCCTCGCGATGGCGTGCGTCGGGACGCCCGTCAGCCTCGAGCGTCCCGCCGGCGGCTGGAGCGCGGTGCTCCGCTACCCGGCGGTGGAGGACGAGGAAGCCTTCGCGCTGGGCCTGCTTGAGCGGGCGCGTGTCGCCGTCCAACCGGGCTACTTCTTCGATTTCCCCGGACGGGGCCGGATCGTCGTGAGCCTGCTGACGCCCGAGGCGGACTTCGACGAGGGGATCACCCGCCTGCTCCGCGAGGTGGAGCCGTGA
- a CDS encoding tetratricopeptide repeat protein gives MKNAGVAAILALATVVVFVPSLGHPFVMYDDPAYVTDNPQVLRGLTADGVRWAFAEGAESNWHPLTWLSHMADVSLFGVTPAPMRFVNVAIHAASAALLFLVLAAATGSRGSAAFAAAFFAIHPLRVESVVWISERKDVLCVLFVLLAAFAHVKYAKAPGPGRYWTVLAASACALMSKPMAVTLPVLLLLLDLWPLGRRERGAKALLLEKAPLAVLAAACAVVTYLVQREGGAMALLGDLPLGVRVANAVVAVATYVRDTAWPCGLAVIYPYPPGGPGALAVVIASALVAAATGSAIALRRRMPSLAFGWAWFLVALLPVLGFVQIGGQSHADRYTYLPGIGLAVAIAWIGGAVAGRSPGAARAVAGAGAAVLVALGTATVVQQRHWRGDDALFRRAVEVTRDNYVAHHNLSVALAREGRFGEAVPHHLAAIRAGAGYGDAFKFHRAFADTLVRLGRIGEAAAQYREALALEPGDARSMNDLAICLGRLGDLDGAVAVYERAVAMHPDDAKLRENLAAARGIRERVRAGRE, from the coding sequence GTGAAGAACGCCGGAGTCGCGGCGATCCTCGCGCTCGCGACGGTGGTCGTCTTCGTGCCGTCGCTCGGCCACCCGTTCGTGATGTACGACGACCCGGCGTACGTGACGGACAACCCCCAGGTGCTCCGCGGACTCACGGCGGACGGCGTGCGATGGGCCTTCGCCGAGGGGGCCGAATCGAACTGGCACCCGCTGACGTGGCTGTCCCACATGGCCGACGTCTCGCTTTTCGGCGTGACGCCCGCGCCGATGCGCTTCGTGAACGTCGCGATCCACGCGGCGAGCGCGGCGCTGCTGTTCCTCGTGCTCGCCGCGGCGACGGGCTCGCGGGGGTCCGCGGCGTTCGCCGCCGCGTTCTTCGCGATCCACCCGCTCCGGGTCGAATCGGTGGTCTGGATCTCCGAGCGCAAGGACGTGCTCTGCGTCCTGTTCGTGCTCCTCGCGGCTTTCGCGCACGTGAAGTACGCAAAAGCGCCCGGTCCCGGTCGTTATTGGACGGTCCTCGCGGCGTCCGCCTGTGCGCTGATGTCCAAGCCGATGGCGGTCACGCTCCCGGTGCTGCTGCTCCTGCTCGACCTGTGGCCCCTGGGCCGCAGGGAGCGGGGAGCGAAGGCGCTCCTCCTGGAAAAGGCCCCCCTCGCGGTCCTCGCGGCGGCTTGCGCGGTCGTCACCTACCTCGTGCAGCGCGAAGGGGGGGCGATGGCGCTCCTGGGCGACCTTCCGCTCGGCGTGCGGGTCGCGAACGCCGTCGTCGCCGTCGCGACCTACGTCCGCGACACCGCCTGGCCGTGCGGCCTGGCCGTGATCTACCCGTACCCGCCCGGCGGACCCGGCGCGCTCGCCGTCGTGATCGCGTCCGCGCTCGTCGCGGCGGCGACCGGATCCGCGATCGCGCTCCGGCGCCGGATGCCGTCGCTCGCCTTCGGATGGGCGTGGTTTCTCGTCGCGCTGCTCCCCGTCCTCGGCTTCGTGCAGATCGGCGGGCAGTCGCACGCCGACCGCTACACCTATCTCCCCGGCATCGGCCTCGCGGTCGCGATCGCTTGGATCGGAGGCGCGGTCGCGGGACGCTCACCCGGAGCCGCGCGCGCGGTCGCGGGAGCCGGGGCGGCGGTGCTGGTCGCCCTCGGCACCGCGACCGTCGTCCAGCAGCGCCACTGGCGCGGCGACGACGCGTTGTTCCGCCGCGCGGTCGAGGTCACACGGGACAACTACGTCGCGCACCACAACCTCTCCGTCGCGCTCGCGCGGGAGGGCCGGTTCGGGGAGGCCGTTCCCCACCACCTCGCGGCGATTCGCGCCGGAGCCGGGTACGGAGACGCCTTTAAGTTCCACCGGGCGTTTGCGGACACCCTCGTGCGCCTCGGCCGGATCGGCGAAGCCGCGGCGCAGTACCGCGAGGCCCTCGCCCTCGAGCCCGGCGATGCCCGCTCGATGAACGACCTCGCGATCTGCCTCGGGCGCCTGGGGGACCTCGACGGAGCCGTCGCGGTCTACGAGAGGGCGGTGGCGATGCACCCCGACGATGCGAAGCTCCGGGAGAACCTCGCCGCGGCCCGCGGGATCCGGGAGCGCGTCCGCGCGGGCCGCGAGTGA
- a CDS encoding tetratricopeptide repeat protein has product MRGAFPALSLLALVLAVYGAGLGHAFVWDDEAIVVGDPDTANLRAIGGVLLSPDEVAPYYRPLNRASYLIDHALFGMDPRGFHAVNLALHAASVLALYAVGRRLFADVAAPWTAAALLAVHPIHAEAVNFVTARNNLFALLFSLLAFAAFLDADRDDSRASSVFSACAFLLALASKEPALMVLPLMAAWPRLRGMPPLPSVRRSATLLWPHALALLVYLAARAIALAGATAAATGGAGVLRRLSWNLVSIPRYLGLVVFPGDLTVFHPTLPSAGDALAWVVPSWIAIGIAAIFLSRRASIPVKVGTAWFVLQLVPIAHLVPIPSAAFAERYFHAAAVGIWIVAADLARLLPGSSRVRAATVAAVLLLLSARSAVRTLDWRDDVSLFQAAVAVDPRSAVALENLGTALKDRGDLSGARSAWERALRAQPGRPTTLVQLGTLAAVSGDLAEAERLYLEALRRDPAIADAWLNLARVYERTGRPAEAARARARGGSGPSR; this is encoded by the coding sequence ATGCGAGGCGCGTTTCCCGCACTGTCGTTGCTGGCTCTCGTGCTCGCGGTCTACGGCGCCGGCCTCGGCCACGCCTTCGTCTGGGACGACGAGGCGATCGTGGTCGGCGACCCCGACACGGCGAACCTCCGCGCGATCGGCGGGGTGCTTCTCTCCCCCGACGAGGTCGCTCCCTACTACCGCCCGCTGAACCGCGCCTCGTACCTGATCGACCACGCGCTGTTCGGCATGGACCCCCGCGGGTTCCACGCCGTGAACCTCGCGCTGCACGCCGCGTCGGTCCTCGCCCTGTACGCGGTCGGCCGGAGGTTGTTCGCCGACGTCGCCGCGCCGTGGACCGCGGCGGCCCTGCTCGCCGTCCATCCGATCCACGCCGAGGCGGTGAACTTCGTCACCGCCCGCAACAACCTCTTCGCGCTCCTGTTCTCGCTGCTCGCGTTCGCCGCCTTCCTCGACGCGGACCGGGACGACTCGCGGGCGAGTTCGGTCTTCTCCGCGTGCGCCTTCCTGCTGGCCCTCGCTTCGAAGGAGCCCGCCCTGATGGTCCTGCCGCTGATGGCGGCGTGGCCCCGGCTGCGGGGGATGCCCCCGCTCCCCTCGGTCCGGCGGTCGGCGACGCTGCTGTGGCCCCACGCGCTCGCCCTGCTCGTCTACCTCGCCGCACGCGCGATCGCGCTCGCCGGCGCGACCGCCGCCGCGACGGGCGGAGCGGGCGTTCTCCGGCGACTGTCCTGGAACCTCGTCTCCATTCCGCGCTACCTCGGGCTCGTGGTGTTCCCGGGGGATCTCACCGTGTTCCATCCGACGTTGCCTTCCGCGGGCGACGCGCTCGCCTGGGTGGTGCCGTCCTGGATCGCGATCGGCATCGCGGCGATCTTCCTCTCCCGCCGGGCCTCGATCCCCGTGAAGGTCGGCACGGCGTGGTTCGTCCTCCAACTCGTGCCGATCGCGCATCTCGTCCCGATCCCGAGCGCCGCCTTCGCCGAGCGGTACTTCCACGCCGCCGCCGTCGGGATCTGGATCGTCGCCGCGGACCTCGCGAGGCTCCTCCCCGGCTCGTCGCGCGTCCGGGCCGCGACCGTGGCCGCGGTGCTCCTCCTGCTCTCGGCCCGATCGGCGGTGCGCACGCTCGACTGGCGCGACGACGTGAGCCTGTTCCAGGCGGCGGTCGCGGTCGACCCGCGCTCGGCGGTCGCGCTGGAGAACCTCGGCACGGCCCTCAAGGACCGGGGCGACCTCTCCGGCGCCCGCTCGGCCTGGGAGCGGGCCCTGCGCGCCCAGCCCGGTCGACCGACGACGCTCGTCCAGCTCGGCACCCTCGCCGCGGTCTCCGGCGATCTCGCGGAAGCCGAGCGCCTCTACCTCGAGGCCCTCCGGCGGGATCCGGCGATCGCGGACGCGTGGCTGAATCTGGCGCGGGTCTACGAGAGGACCGGCCGCCCCGCCGAGGCGGCGCGGGCACGGGCGCGTGGAGGTTCGGGCCCCTCCCGCTAG
- the rfbA gene encoding glucose-1-phosphate thymidylyltransferase RfbA: protein MHKGIVLAGGSGTRLHPLTHAVSKQLMPIHDKPMVYYPLTLLMLAGIRELLVITTPHDEEAFRRLFGDGSQWGIRIDYAAQPRPAGIAEAFLIGERFLGGAPCALVLGDNVFYGQGLSRRLQAATERTTGATVFAYRVSDPSRYGVVTLDDTGRPVAIDEKPKAPRSPYAVTGLYFYGPDVVDVAHGLRPSARGELEITDVNRAYLERGTLHVEILGRGTAWLDTGTHEALAEASEFVRIIETRQGLKIGCPEEVAYRMGFIDRARLEKLAADLASSSYGAYLRSLVEETEPRA from the coding sequence GTGCACAAGGGGATCGTTCTCGCCGGCGGCAGTGGCACGAGGCTGCACCCGCTCACGCACGCCGTGAGCAAGCAGCTGATGCCGATCCACGACAAGCCGATGGTTTATTACCCGCTGACCCTGCTCATGCTGGCGGGGATCCGCGAGCTGCTCGTGATCACGACCCCCCACGACGAGGAGGCCTTTCGGCGCCTGTTCGGCGACGGCTCGCAGTGGGGAATCCGCATCGACTACGCCGCGCAGCCCCGCCCGGCAGGGATCGCCGAAGCGTTCCTGATCGGGGAGAGATTCCTCGGCGGCGCCCCGTGCGCGCTCGTCCTCGGGGACAACGTCTTCTACGGACAGGGACTCTCCCGGCGCCTCCAGGCGGCGACGGAGCGGACGACCGGCGCGACCGTGTTCGCCTACCGGGTGAGCGACCCGTCGCGGTACGGGGTCGTCACCCTCGACGACACGGGGCGGCCCGTCGCGATCGACGAGAAACCGAAGGCCCCGCGTTCGCCGTACGCCGTGACGGGGCTCTACTTCTACGGACCCGACGTCGTCGACGTCGCGCACGGGCTGCGGCCGTCGGCCCGCGGCGAGCTCGAGATCACCGACGTGAACCGGGCCTACCTGGAGCGCGGCACGCTCCACGTCGAGATCCTCGGCCGCGGCACCGCCTGGCTCGACACCGGCACCCACGAAGCGCTCGCCGAGGCGAGCGAGTTCGTGCGGATCATCGAGACGCGCCAGGGGCTCAAGATCGGCTGCCCGGAAGAGGTCGCCTACCGGATGGGCTTCATCGACCGCGCGCGCCTGGAGAAGCTCGCCGCCGACCTCGCCAGCTCGAGCTACGGCGCCTACCTCCGGAGCCTGGTCGAGGAGACGGAGCCGCGCGCGTGA
- the rfbC gene encoding dTDP-4-dehydrorhamnose 3,5-epimerase yields MKFVPTEIPDVVVVESPVHADDRGFLLEAWSERAFRAAGIEASFVQCNHSRSRRGVVRGLHYQNPSAQGKLVRVTSGAIWDVAVDLRRTHPTFGRWVGVPLVAGEPRALWIPPGFAHGFCATEDADVLYLCTAPYDPAAERTLRWNDPELAIAWPLAVPPVVSARDAAGVPFSAADVYGT; encoded by the coding sequence GTGAAGTTCGTTCCCACCGAGATCCCCGACGTCGTCGTCGTCGAGAGCCCCGTGCACGCCGACGACCGCGGCTTCCTCCTCGAGGCCTGGAGCGAACGCGCCTTCCGTGCGGCCGGGATCGAGGCGTCGTTCGTCCAGTGCAACCACAGCCGTTCGCGGCGCGGGGTCGTCCGCGGCCTGCACTACCAGAACCCTTCGGCGCAGGGGAAGCTCGTGCGCGTCACCTCCGGCGCGATCTGGGACGTCGCGGTGGACCTTCGCCGGACCCACCCCACGTTCGGGCGCTGGGTGGGTGTCCCGCTCGTCGCGGGGGAGCCGCGCGCGCTCTGGATCCCGCCGGGGTTCGCGCACGGCTTCTGCGCGACGGAGGACGCCGACGTGCTCTACCTGTGCACGGCCCCGTACGACCCCGCCGCCGAGCGCACGCTGCGGTGGAACGACCCCGAGCTCGCGATCGCCTGGCCTCTCGCCGTCCCGCCGGTCGTCTCCGCCCGCGACGCCGCCGGAGTTCCCTTCTCCGCGGCGGACGTGTACGGGACGTGA
- the rfbD gene encoding dTDP-4-dehydrorhamnose reductase: protein MRAAVRVVLFGGTGQLGRALRARAPAGATLVVPGRAEADLRTPDRPAAVVARTRPDLVINAAACNDVDGAEADPTEAFAVNAEAVGAIARAAAAAGARLIHVSTDYVFDGEGGRPRAPGDPTAPVNRYGASKLRGEELAIEALGGRTTVVRTSWLHGPGGRGFVQAILRRLRERRLVDVVADQIGVPTHASGLAAAIWRLADRPEISGILHWTDAGVASRYDQALALAEEAERLGLLQGPWRVRPVRTADRPSAAPRPACSVLDALGTADRLGLPALHWREGLRRTLGEERDGA from the coding sequence GTGAGAGCCGCCGTGCGCGTCGTCCTCTTCGGCGGCACCGGTCAGCTCGGCCGGGCGCTGCGGGCGAGGGCGCCCGCGGGCGCGACGCTCGTCGTCCCGGGGCGCGCCGAGGCCGACCTGCGCACACCCGACCGGCCCGCCGCCGTCGTCGCCCGGACCCGGCCGGACCTCGTGATCAACGCCGCAGCCTGCAACGACGTGGACGGGGCCGAGGCGGACCCCACGGAGGCGTTCGCGGTGAACGCGGAGGCCGTCGGAGCGATCGCGCGCGCGGCGGCGGCGGCCGGCGCGCGCCTCATCCACGTCTCGACCGACTACGTCTTCGACGGCGAGGGCGGACGGCCGCGCGCCCCCGGCGATCCGACCGCGCCGGTCAACCGCTACGGCGCGAGCAAGCTCCGCGGCGAGGAGCTGGCGATCGAGGCGCTCGGCGGCCGGACGACGGTCGTCAGGACCTCCTGGCTGCACGGCCCGGGCGGTCGGGGGTTCGTGCAGGCGATCCTCCGGCGCCTGCGCGAGCGTCGTCTCGTCGACGTCGTGGCCGACCAGATCGGCGTGCCCACGCACGCCTCGGGGCTGGCGGCGGCGATCTGGCGGCTGGCCGACCGCCCCGAGATCTCCGGGATCCTGCACTGGACCGACGCCGGCGTGGCCTCGCGCTACGACCAGGCCCTCGCCCTCGCGGAGGAAGCCGAGCGCCTGGGGCTTCTCCAGGGGCCGTGGAGGGTGAGACCGGTGCGCACCGCCGATCGCCCCTCCGCGGCGCCGCGCCCCGCGTGCTCGGTGCTGGACGCCCTGGGCACCGCCGACCGACTCGGCCTGCCGGCGCTCCACTGGCGCGAGGGATTGCGGCGGACGCTGGGGGAGGAGCGCGATGGCGCGTAG
- the rfbB gene encoding dTDP-glucose 4,6-dehydratase, producing the protein MARRLLVTGGAGFIGTNFVRYWRSSHPDDRIVVLDALTYAGNPENLPLDDDPDRFRFVHGDVTDAALVGSLFEAEAFDRVVHFAAESHVDRSLSGSAAFIRTNVLGTHVLLEAARRATSLDRFHHVSTDEVYGSLGPDDPPFHEGTPYAPNSPYAASKAASDHLVRAYHHTYGLPTTISNCSNNYGPYQYPEKLIPLAIVRAISGESIPIYGDGRNVRDWLHVEDHVRGIERILERGRVGEVYNLGGSAERANLDLVEMLCRAIDARFAADPALAARFPSAPAARGATTGSAIAFVTDRPGHDRRYAIDARKARAELGFAPTHTLESGIAETVAWYLGHEAWWRRVQDAEYRAWIDRHYGEKR; encoded by the coding sequence ATGGCGCGTAGGCTGCTCGTCACCGGCGGTGCCGGGTTCATCGGCACGAACTTCGTGCGTTACTGGAGGTCGTCGCACCCCGACGACCGCATCGTCGTGCTCGACGCGCTCACCTACGCCGGGAACCCGGAGAACCTTCCGCTCGACGACGATCCCGACCGCTTCCGCTTCGTGCACGGCGACGTCACCGACGCGGCGCTCGTCGGGTCGCTGTTCGAGGCAGAGGCGTTCGACCGGGTCGTCCACTTCGCCGCCGAGAGCCACGTCGACCGATCCCTGTCGGGATCGGCGGCGTTCATCCGGACCAACGTGCTGGGGACGCACGTCCTGCTCGAGGCGGCGCGCCGGGCGACGTCGCTCGATCGTTTCCACCACGTCTCGACCGACGAGGTCTACGGCTCGCTCGGCCCGGACGACCCTCCGTTCCACGAGGGAACCCCGTACGCCCCGAACTCCCCCTATGCGGCGAGCAAGGCGGCGTCGGACCACCTCGTGCGCGCCTACCACCACACCTACGGCCTGCCCACGACGATCAGCAACTGTTCGAACAACTACGGTCCGTACCAGTACCCCGAGAAGCTGATCCCCCTCGCGATCGTGCGGGCGATCTCGGGAGAATCGATCCCGATCTACGGCGACGGGCGCAACGTCCGGGACTGGTTGCACGTCGAGGACCACGTCCGCGGCATCGAGCGCATCCTCGAGCGGGGCCGCGTCGGCGAGGTCTACAACCTCGGCGGGAGCGCCGAGCGGGCGAATCTCGACCTCGTGGAGATGCTGTGCCGGGCGATCGACGCCCGCTTCGCGGCCGACCCCGCGCTCGCCGCGCGATTCCCGAGCGCCCCCGCCGCACGCGGCGCGACGACCGGCTCCGCGATCGCCTTCGTGACGGACCGGCCCGGGCACGACCGCCGCTACGCGATCGACGCGCGCAAGGCGCGCGCGGAGCTCGGCTTCGCGCCGACGCACACGCTGGAGAGCGGGATCGCCGAGACCGTGGCGTGGTATCTCGGCCACGAGGCGTGGTGGCGGCGCGTGCAGGACGCGGAGTACCGCGCGTGGATCGACCGCCACTACGGGGAGAAACGATGA
- a CDS encoding glycosyltransferase family 2 protein, with the protein MILGRRLAVVLPAYNAELTLERTVAEIPRDLVDDVILVDDFSRDGTVELARRLGIRVERHERNLGYGANQKTCYRAALSRGADIVVMVHPDYQYSPKLIAAMASMIASGEFDVVLGSRILGIGALAGGMPFYKYVSNRFLTAFQNLFVGHKLSEYHTGYRAWSREVLTTLPLLRNSDDFLFDNQMLAQAIFRGFRIGEISCPTRYFPEASSINFRRSSVYGLGVLATSVKFRLQRLGLKRFPIFADDPSARLPG; encoded by the coding sequence ATGATCCTCGGGCGACGGCTGGCCGTCGTGCTTCCGGCGTACAACGCGGAGCTCACCCTGGAACGCACGGTCGCCGAGATCCCGCGGGACCTCGTGGACGACGTGATCCTCGTGGACGACTTCAGCCGCGACGGCACGGTGGAGCTCGCGCGGCGGCTCGGGATCCGGGTCGAGCGGCACGAGCGCAACCTCGGGTACGGCGCCAACCAGAAGACCTGCTACCGCGCCGCGCTCTCCCGGGGCGCGGACATCGTCGTCATGGTCCACCCCGACTACCAGTATTCGCCCAAGCTCATCGCCGCGATGGCGTCGATGATCGCCTCCGGGGAGTTCGACGTCGTGCTGGGCTCGCGCATCCTGGGGATCGGCGCGCTCGCCGGCGGCATGCCGTTCTACAAGTACGTGTCGAACCGGTTCCTGACCGCGTTCCAGAACCTGTTCGTCGGGCACAAGCTCTCCGAGTACCACACGGGGTACCGAGCCTGGAGCCGCGAGGTGCTCACGACGCTCCCCCTGCTGCGCAACTCGGACGACTTCCTCTTCGACAACCAGATGCTCGCCCAGGCGATCTTCCGCGGGTTCCGCATCGGCGAGATCTCCTGCCCGACCCGCTACTTCCCGGAAGCCTCGTCGATCAACTTCCGGCGCTCGAGCGTCTACGGGCTCGGCGTGCTGGCCACGTCGGTGAAGTTCCGGCTCCAGCGGTTGGGTCTCAAACGCTTCCCGATCTTCGCGGACGACCCGTCGGCTCGCCTTCCGGGTTAG
- a CDS encoding alpha/beta hydrolase-fold protein, giving the protein MIEVPYRELHPGHHVVGDLRVLRGVRSPELDNERDVVVYLPPSHATDPTRRFPVVYMHDGQNLFDAATSFAGEWAVDESMEALAAEGLEAIVVGIPNMGARRIDEYSPFRDARLGGGRADAHVRFVVDTVKPAVDASYRTRPEARATVVAGSSLGGLISLWAFFERSDVFGGAMAFSPSLLFAGGGMMEWVEGRPRRDGRLYVDVGFLEGRRRGPALNLRRAVPPYIRAVRRASRILESRVAAFRFEEDPDGRHDEQAWARRFPDAIRFVLG; this is encoded by the coding sequence TTGATCGAAGTCCCGTACCGCGAGCTCCACCCGGGCCACCACGTCGTCGGCGACCTGCGCGTCCTGCGGGGCGTGCGGAGCCCCGAGCTCGACAACGAGCGCGACGTCGTCGTCTACCTGCCGCCGTCGCACGCCACCGATCCGACCCGGCGCTTCCCCGTCGTGTACATGCACGACGGGCAGAATCTCTTCGACGCGGCGACGAGCTTCGCGGGGGAGTGGGCCGTCGACGAGTCGATGGAGGCGCTCGCCGCCGAGGGGCTCGAGGCGATCGTCGTGGGGATCCCGAACATGGGGGCGCGGCGGATCGACGAATACTCCCCCTTTCGCGACGCCCGACTGGGCGGAGGCCGGGCGGACGCGCACGTGCGATTCGTCGTCGACACCGTCAAGCCGGCGGTCGACGCGAGCTACCGCACCCGCCCGGAGGCTCGGGCGACGGTCGTCGCGGGGTCGTCGCTGGGCGGGTTGATCTCGCTCTGGGCGTTCTTCGAGCGGAGCGACGTGTTCGGAGGGGCGATGGCGTTCAGTCCGTCGCTGCTTTTCGCCGGGGGCGGGATGATGGAGTGGGTCGAGGGGCGGCCGCGCCGCGACGGTCGCCTGTACGTCGACGTCGGGTTCCTCGAGGGACGCCGCCGCGGACCCGCGCTCAACCTGCGCCGCGCGGTGCCGCCGTACATCCGAGCCGTTCGCCGCGCGTCGCGGATCCTGGAGTCGCGCGTCGCGGCGTTCCGGTTCGAGGAGGATCCGGACGGACGCCACGACGAGCAGGCCTGGGCGCGGCGTTTCCCCGACGCGATCCGCTTCGTACTCGGCTAA
- a CDS encoding DUF533 domain-containing protein produces MDLQRLLGHVLNGALGSRKKKHGKTRGWLGTSGSPIRNAGTLLALGGAAWALYETWQREQQQKAAPPAGSAPPPPPAEVEPVLRYLRLAIAAARADGEISGNEREHLLAEARRAGLEEVARRELDSPRPLREVVAGVTDPAQRRDLYKLAFAIARADEGVSNAERLWLGQLTLLLELDPVEAARLEEEVASGIDGTPAV; encoded by the coding sequence ATGGACCTGCAGCGACTCCTGGGCCACGTGCTGAACGGCGCGCTCGGCTCCCGCAAGAAAAAGCACGGCAAGACACGCGGCTGGCTCGGCACGAGCGGCAGCCCGATCCGCAACGCGGGGACGCTCCTCGCGCTCGGGGGCGCGGCATGGGCGCTCTACGAGACCTGGCAACGGGAACAGCAGCAGAAGGCGGCGCCGCCCGCCGGGTCGGCGCCCCCGCCGCCTCCGGCCGAAGTCGAGCCCGTCCTGCGTTATCTGCGGCTTGCGATCGCGGCGGCGCGCGCGGACGGGGAGATCTCCGGGAACGAACGGGAACACCTGCTCGCGGAGGCGCGCCGCGCCGGCCTCGAGGAGGTCGCTCGGCGCGAGCTCGATTCGCCTCGCCCGCTCCGCGAGGTCGTCGCGGGGGTGACCGACCCCGCGCAGCGCCGCGACCTCTACAAGCTCGCCTTCGCCATCGCGCGCGCCGACGAGGGCGTGTCCAACGCGGAACGGCTTTGGCTCGGCCAGCTCACGCTGCTGCTCGAGCTCGATCCCGTCGAGGCGGCGCGTCTCGAGGAGGAGGTCGCCTCGGGGATCGACGGGACGCCCGCCGTTTGA